One region of Zingiber officinale cultivar Zhangliang chromosome 7B, Zo_v1.1, whole genome shotgun sequence genomic DNA includes:
- the LOC122004039 gene encoding zinc finger BED domain-containing protein RICESLEEPER 1-like — MATVALNKIRESVKYVKGSEIRMKKFGECVQAVGNIDTSIGLRLNVSTRWNSTYLMLDSAIKYKKAFASLQFNNKNYKYCPSSEEWKRGEKICEFLEPFYDTTNLISGSSYPTSNLYFMQVWKIEVLLKENLSNEDEVISCMYKKMMEKFDKYWTQYSMVLAFGAILDPRIKLSMLEFFYSKIKSDALKCQKKMDLVKTKLYKLFDQYSNTNNTSSSQPQSSTTHTLSQSVGGVKGKNKRIFDEMMAYESQTITSDGKSQLDLYLEEPKLEFAYYQDLDILEHWKNKKHRYPTLALMACDVLAISITTVASESTFSIGARVLTKYRSCTLHEKVQALICTRNWLHGYAIDKDNEDNASIKTTFSKQESNTLEEDINEEKGGEGGSEEIDADDVIDEI; from the exons ATGGCTACTGTAGCTTTGAATAAAATTAGAGAGTCGGTCAAGTATGTTAAAGGTTCAGAGATTAGGATGAAGAAATTTGGAGAGTGTGTGCAAGCAGTTGGTAACATTGATACTAGTATTGGCTTGCGATTGAATGTGTCTACTCGTTGGAACTCAACATATTTAATGTTGGATAGTGCCATCAAATATAAAAAAGCTTTTGCTTCTCTTCAATTCAATAACAAGAATTATAAATATTGTCCTTCAAGTGAAGAGtggaaaagaggagagaaaataTGTGAGTTCCTTGAGCCATTTTATGACACTACTAATTTGATCTCTGGTTCTTCTTATCCtacatcaaatttatattttatgcaAGTCTGGAAAATTGAAGTTTTGTTAAAGGAAAACTTATCGAATGAAGATGAGGTGATAAGTTGTATGTATAAAAAAATGATGGAGAAGTTTGACAAGTATTGGACTCAATATAGCATGGTGCTTGCATTTGGAGCTATTCTTGACCCACGAATAAAGCTTTCAATGTTGGAGTTTTTTTATTCAAAGATTAAAAGTGATGCTCTTAAATGCCAAAAGAAGATGGATCTTGTGAAGACAAAATTGTATAAGCTTTTTGACCAGTATTCTAATACGAACAATACAAGTTCTTCACAACCACAATCTTCTACCACACATACACTTTCACAAAGTGTAGGAGGAGTTAAAGGAAAGAACAAAAGAATCTTTGAT GAAATGATGGCATATGAGAGCCAAACAATTACAAGTGATGGAAAATCTCAATTGGATCTCTATTTGGAAGAGCCAAAACTTGAATTTGCTTATTATCAAGATTTGGATATTTTGGAGCATTGGAAGAATAAAAAGCATCGGTATCCAACCCTTGCACTAATGGCATGTGATGTTTTAGCTATTTCTATAACTACTGTTGCATCAGAATCAACTTTTTCCATTGGTGCTCGTGTGCTTACCAAGTATAGAAGTTGCACCCTTCATGAAAAAGTGCAAGCTCTTATTTGCACTCGCAATTGGTTACATGGTTATGCTattg ATAAAGATAATGAAGACAATGCAAGTATCAAAACAACATTCTCTAAGCAAGAGTCAAATACTCTAGAAGAGGATATTAATGAAGAGAAAGGAGGTGAAGGAGGATCAGAAGAAATTGATGCGGATGatgttattgatgaaatttaa
- the LOC122004040 gene encoding heme-binding-like protein At3g10130, chloroplastic, whose protein sequence is MGLLLGKITVETPKYEVLHTCPDYEIRSYSPCVVAEVTYPAGHDRDAGFKILADYIGALGPPQNRRIEKIPMTAPVITAGEKIAMTAPVLTAGGKGGGEVTMRFVLPSSEYARADEAPAPLDERVAVRDEAAGKYAVARFSGVATEAAVAERVERLRMSLERDGRRVVGEYVLARYNPPWTLPPLRTNEVMLPVED, encoded by the coding sequence ATGGGCTTGTTGCTGGGGAAGATCACGGTGGAGACGCCCAAATACGAAGTCCTCCACACCTGCCCCGATTACGAGATCCGGAGCTACTCCCCCTGCGTCGTAGCCGAGGTCACCTACCCCGCCGGCCACGACCGCGACGCCGGCTTCAAGATCCTCGCCGACTACATAGGGGCGCTAGGCCCGCCCCAGAACCGCCGGATCGAGAAGATCCCCATGACCGCCCCCGTCATCACAGCCGGCGAGAAGATCGCCATGACCGCCCCTGTTCTCACCGCCGGTGGAAAAGGCGGAGGGGAGGTGACGATGCGGTTCGTACTGCCGTCGTCCGAGTACGCGCGGGCGGATGAGGCGCCGGCGCCCCTGGACGAGCGGGTGGCGGTGCGAGACGAGGCCGCGGGGAAGTACGCGGTGGCGAGGTTCAGCGGGGTGGCGACGGAGGCGGCGGTGGCGGAGAGAGTGGAGCGGCTGCGGATGAGCTTGGAGCGGGACGGGCGGAGAGTGGTGGGGGAGTACGTGCTGGCGAGGTACAACCCGCCGTGGACGCTGCCCCCACTCCGGACCAATGAAGTTATGCTCCCTGTGGAAGACTGA